One window from the genome of Musa acuminata AAA Group cultivar baxijiao chromosome BXJ1-4, Cavendish_Baxijiao_AAA, whole genome shotgun sequence encodes:
- the LOC103981660 gene encoding uncharacterized protein LOC103981660: MASLSPGVLLKLLQDDKSSCNPPRRPLHATPAVLQITGIVPAVAGPDLCPDKGFYIKVSDSSHSIYVSLPADLNDLILADRLQLGQLIQVRRLEPASPVPVLRDFRLLAGRHPCLHDTVDLICAAPVASSSATPPLPPPEKKKRQLHSRSHSSVGDRISEVGMSSPSFAPSPTNRAAKRRERRSSDALHELQKFTVPCMDEDTYDSDDSRFSCTSSPASSRFSYASSSFSSPSPCTTKARKSWHASGRITERRREAKPTVQSRSASVSPSRLAHHARLMPKDDAPAAFQRNTEKALKVLGNSGKWKLPGSDKASTEISSTTTTSFCSSDGGVLWASLPPNLMRHGKEVVRQRDSSLQAAIDALLEASAADKLIECLSTYSELQSDKDGDPQLMVNRFLNFHHTLGQTRLIAQSLERSTQPSSCNYNPASARSVGKVAAERKSCAISWVKAALESDLVRFPTQVKALPETSEAPPSHGGRTKNSLAKGSSLLLASNTLQHEYNRWFLRYIDKFLDSIQSKTGYDGCELEVAGLLCQLKRVDGWLNSITSKEISSWPRDRLRDGVLSEEDEAEACERVRRKIYNVLLRHVESAAIALESMSTPDEEQDRELMLSS, from the exons ATGGCGTCGCTGAGCCCCGGCGTCCTCCTCAAGCTCCTCCAAGACGACAAATCATCCTGCAACCCCCCACGCCGCCCGCTCCACGCCACCCCGGCCGTCCTCCAGATCACCGGCATCGTTCCCGCCGTCGCCGGCCCAGACCTCTGCCCCGACAAAGGCTTCTACATCAAGGTCTCCGACTCCTCCCACTCCATCTACGTCTCCCTCCCTGCCGACCTCAATGACCTCATCCTCGCCGACCGCCTCCAGCTCGGCCAACTCATCCAGGTGCGCCGCCTCGAGCCCGCCTCCCCTGTTCCCGTGCTCCGTGACTTCCGCCTCCTCGCCGGCCGCCACCCCTGCCTCCACGACACCGTCGACCTCATCTGCGCCGCCCCGGTTGCTTCTTCGAGCGCCACCCCTCCTCTGCCCCCACCCGAGAAGAAGAAGCGGCAGCTGCATTCGAGGTCCCACTCGAGCGTGGGGGACCGGATCAGCGAGGTCGGCATGAGCTCCCCGTCCTTCGCCCCTTCGCCCACGAACCGAGCGGCGAAGAGACGAGAGAGGAGGAGCTCGGACGCCCTGCACGAGCTGCAGAAGTTTACCGTTCCGTGCATGGATGAAGATACCTACGACTCCGACGACTCGAGATTCTCCTGCACTTCGTCTCCCGCGTCGTCGAGATTCTCTTACGCCTCGTCTTCCTTCTCGTCGCCGTCTCCCTGCACGACGAAGGCGAGGAAAAGCTGGCACGCCTCAGGGAGGATCACCGAGCGGAGAAGAGAGGCGAAACCCACAGTTCAGAGTCGAAGCGCAAGT GTTTCTCCGAGTAGGTTAGCTCATCATGCAAGGTTGATGCCGAAAGATGATGCACCAGCAGCTTTCCAGAGAAACACCGAGAAGGCTCTCAAAGTGCTTGGTAATTCCGGTAAGTGGAAGCTCCCTGGTTCAGATAAAGCAAGCACAGAAATCTCTTCCACGACGACGACCTCCTTCTGCTCATCGGATGGCGGCGTCCTCTGGGCTTCGCTGCCTCCAAACTTGATGAGGCATGGGAAG GAGGTCGTAAGGCAGCGAGATTCATCACTGCAAGCTGCCATCGACGCGTTGCTGGAGGCATCTGCCGCAGATAAACTGATCGAGTGCTTGAG CACGTACTCAGAGCTGCAGTCCGACAAGGATGGCGATCCACAGCTCATGGTCAACAGGTTCTTGAACTTTCACCATACGCTGGGGCAGACCAGATTAATCGCTCAGTCATTAGAAAGATCGACCCAGCCGAGTTCATGCAACTACAACCCTGCTTCGGCCAGATCAGTGGGCAAGGTTGCAGCAGAGAGAAAAAGCTGCGCCATCTCGTGGGTCAAAGCAGCTCTGGAGTCGGATCTTGTACGATTCCCCACGCAGGTAAAGGCTCTTCCTGAGACTTCGGAAGCACCACCAAGTCATGGAGGAAGAACAAAGAATAGTTTGGCCAAGGGGAGCAGCCTGCTGCTGGCGTCGAACACATTGCAGCACGAGTACAACAGATGGTTTCTGAGATACATCGACAAGTTTCTGGATTCAATCCAGAGCAAAACCGGATACGATGGATGCGAGCTGGAAGTGGCAGGTTTGCTGTGCCAGTTAAAGCGAGTCGATGGCTGGTTAAACAGCATCACCAGCAAGGAGATCAGCTCCTGGCCGAGGGACAGACTCAGAGATGGCGTGCTGTCGGAGGAGGACGAAGCTGAAGCATGCGAGAGAGTGCGAAGGAAGATATACAACGTGCTTCTGCGGCATGTGGAGAGTGCTGCCATTGCTCTGGAAAGCATGAGCACACCTGATGAGGAGCAAGACAGGGAGCTGATGCTAAGTTCGTAG